A window of Argopecten irradians isolate NY chromosome 1, Ai_NY, whole genome shotgun sequence contains these coding sequences:
- the LOC138336407 gene encoding secreted acidic protein 2-like: MAMNRTIATMVMYCDDEDDNNDYDDDDVLKDDGDDDLLKYDYDDDDILNDDNDDDDDDDDDIMMMMMMIDDGGYDDNDNNLNDDDDDDIFNSEITDEEVKKKG, translated from the coding sequence ATGGCGATGAATCGAACGATAGCGACGATGGTAATGTATTGcgatgatgaggatgataataatgattatgatgatgatgatgtattgAAAGATGACGGTGATGATgatttattgaaatatgattatgatgatgatgatatattaaacgatgataatgatgatgatgatgatgatgatgatgatattatgatgatgatgatgatgattgatgatggtggttatgatgataatgataacaACTTGAacgatgacgatgatgatgatatatttaATAGTGAAATAACGGATGAGGAAGTTAAAAAAAAGGGATAG
- the LOC138335688 gene encoding betaine--homocysteine S-methyltransferase 1-like isoform X1 has protein sequence MGSKGLLERLRNGESVLIAEGYVMEIERRGYLQAGGFVPEVVLEHPEIVEGLHREFIHAGTDVVEALMYFGHREKLRAIGRESDLEKLNRMALKIARDLANETDTLMAGGLCCTTIYDPDNTETHDKIRSIFKEQVEWAVTEGADYMIAETIHSYGEAQLALEAIQQHGKGIPAVITLTCLIPDETTDEVPIAEACRRLEEGGAAVVGLNCGRGPKTMLPALREIRKACKGPIAALPVTYRTKEHCRTWHSLNDPDTVGRNVFPKNLACVMSSRDDIREFAEEAKAIGVNYIGLCCGNAPFYFRELAEVYGRKPEASKYSPNLSLNVILEGTNPSLRKLREYAFGTTESND, from the exons ATGGGCTCTAAAG GCCTGTTGGAGCGTCTACGGAATGGCGAAAGTGTCCTAATAGCGGAAGGATATGTGATGGAAATTGAGAGAAGAGGCTATCTACAGGCTGGAGGCTTTGTACCAGAAGTTGTCTTGGAGCATCCGGAAATAGTCGAGGGCTTACATAGAGAGTTTATACACGCCGGAACTGACGTTGTAGAGGCATTGATG TATTTTGGCCACAGAGAGAAACTTCGAGCTATCGGCAGAGAAAGCGATTTGGAAAAACTGAATAGAATGGCTCTGAAAATTGCAAGAGATTTGGCTAACGAGACTGACACCCTGATGGCCGGCGGACTCTGTTGTACGACTATCTATGACCCAGATAATACTGAAACGCACGATAAAATCAGGTCCATTTTCAAG GAACAAGTGGAATGGGCAGTGACAGAGGGGGCGGACTACATGATAGCTGAGACAATACATTCTTATGGTGAAGCTCAACTAGCACTGGAGGCAATACAACAACATGGTAAAG GAATCCCAGCTGTCATAACCCTTACTTGTTTGATTCCGGATGAGACGACAGACGAAGTACCAATAGCGGAGGCGTGTCGTAGGCTGGAGGAGGGCGGGGCTGCTGTAGTAGGTCTTAACTGTGGGCGTGGCCCTAAAACCATGCTTCCAGCGCTTAGAGAGATCAGAAAAGCTTGCAAG GGTCCTATAGCTGCCCTTCCAGTAACGTACAGGACGAAAGAGCACTGCCGCACATGGCACTCCCTCAACGACCCAGATACCG TAGGGAGAAATGTGTTTCCGAAGAACCTAGCTTGTGTAATGAGTAGCAGAGATGACATCCGAGAATTTGCCGAGGAGGCGAAGGCAATCGGTGTAAACTACATCGGTCTATGTTGTGGAAATGCTCCATTCTACTTCCGGGAATTGGCGGAAGTGTATGGACGAAAACCGGAAGCCAGCAAATATTCACCAAACCTTTCACTTAATGTAATTTTAGAAGGAACGAATCCATCTTTGCGAAAATTAAGAGAGTATGCATTTGGAACCACTGAGAGTAATGATTAA
- the LOC138335688 gene encoding betaine--homocysteine S-methyltransferase 1-like isoform X2, producing MGSKGLLERLRNGESVLIAEGYVMEIERRGYLQAGGFVPEVVLEHPEIVEGLHREFIHAGTDVVEALMYFGHREKLRAIGRESDLEKLNRMALKIARDLANETDTLMAGGLCCTTIYDPDNTETHDKIRSIFKEQVEWAVTEGADYMIAETIHSYGEAQLALEAIQQHGKGIPAVITLTCLIPDETTDEVPIAEACRRLEEGGAAVVGLNCGRGPKTMLPALREIRKACKGPIAALPVTYRTKEHCRTWHSLNDPDTGRNVFPKNLACVMSSRDDIREFAEEAKAIGVNYIGLCCGNAPFYFRELAEVYGRKPEASKYSPNLSLNVILEGTNPSLRKLREYAFGTTESND from the exons ATGGGCTCTAAAG GCCTGTTGGAGCGTCTACGGAATGGCGAAAGTGTCCTAATAGCGGAAGGATATGTGATGGAAATTGAGAGAAGAGGCTATCTACAGGCTGGAGGCTTTGTACCAGAAGTTGTCTTGGAGCATCCGGAAATAGTCGAGGGCTTACATAGAGAGTTTATACACGCCGGAACTGACGTTGTAGAGGCATTGATG TATTTTGGCCACAGAGAGAAACTTCGAGCTATCGGCAGAGAAAGCGATTTGGAAAAACTGAATAGAATGGCTCTGAAAATTGCAAGAGATTTGGCTAACGAGACTGACACCCTGATGGCCGGCGGACTCTGTTGTACGACTATCTATGACCCAGATAATACTGAAACGCACGATAAAATCAGGTCCATTTTCAAG GAACAAGTGGAATGGGCAGTGACAGAGGGGGCGGACTACATGATAGCTGAGACAATACATTCTTATGGTGAAGCTCAACTAGCACTGGAGGCAATACAACAACATGGTAAAG GAATCCCAGCTGTCATAACCCTTACTTGTTTGATTCCGGATGAGACGACAGACGAAGTACCAATAGCGGAGGCGTGTCGTAGGCTGGAGGAGGGCGGGGCTGCTGTAGTAGGTCTTAACTGTGGGCGTGGCCCTAAAACCATGCTTCCAGCGCTTAGAGAGATCAGAAAAGCTTGCAAG GGTCCTATAGCTGCCCTTCCAGTAACGTACAGGACGAAAGAGCACTGCCGCACATGGCACTCCCTCAACGACCCAGATACCG GGAGAAATGTGTTTCCGAAGAACCTAGCTTGTGTAATGAGTAGCAGAGATGACATCCGAGAATTTGCCGAGGAGGCGAAGGCAATCGGTGTAAACTACATCGGTCTATGTTGTGGAAATGCTCCATTCTACTTCCGGGAATTGGCGGAAGTGTATGGACGAAAACCGGAAGCCAGCAAATATTCACCAAACCTTTCACTTAATGTAATTTTAGAAGGAACGAATCCATCTTTGCGAAAATTAAGAGAGTATGCATTTGGAACCACTGAGAGTAATGATTAA